One part of the Synergistaceae bacterium genome encodes these proteins:
- a CDS encoding tripartite tricarboxylate transporter substrate binding protein: MKKLFVLFIALVLVTIAVSSGFAAYPDKNIQGYIQWGAGGGMDGVARALSPLAEKYLGKAIILQNKTGASGAVATTFVANQPADGYSLLYAAENPATYRVLGLSPLSFNDFEPIILAVEGAVVVCVNPDTPYKTFKDLVEAAKKNSKIKMGTSGTGGLPYVAGAMMKSIHGISFNYIQFDGDGPGATALMGGHVDVMPLALSTSVEYIRAGRLRGLAVLRTKRVPQLPDVPAITEIYPEYKKYLPWGPFYGVFVKKGTPNDIVEKLTDAFTKAYNEPRFTEFVNNSGGFKLGLTGDKAKVFLKNFESTASWLIYNAGGAKKSPAEFKIPEPK, from the coding sequence ATGAAAAAACTTTTCGTTCTTTTTATCGCTCTGGTGCTGGTAACGATAGCGGTATCGTCCGGTTTTGCCGCGTATCCCGATAAAAATATCCAGGGATACATCCAATGGGGCGCGGGCGGAGGCATGGACGGAGTTGCCAGGGCACTCTCGCCTCTAGCAGAGAAATATCTGGGGAAAGCAATTATTCTCCAGAACAAAACAGGAGCAAGTGGTGCTGTAGCGACCACATTTGTCGCCAATCAGCCTGCGGACGGCTATAGCCTGCTTTATGCCGCGGAAAACCCGGCTACCTACAGGGTGCTTGGTCTTTCACCTCTCAGCTTCAACGATTTTGAGCCTATCATCCTTGCAGTTGAGGGTGCCGTGGTTGTCTGTGTTAACCCCGATACGCCATATAAAACATTCAAGGATCTCGTTGAGGCAGCCAAGAAAAATAGTAAAATCAAGATGGGGACAAGCGGCACGGGTGGGCTCCCATATGTTGCCGGAGCAATGATGAAGAGTATCCACGGTATCAGCTTCAACTATATCCAGTTTGATGGCGACGGTCCCGGAGCGACGGCTTTAATGGGCGGACACGTGGATGTAATGCCTCTGGCACTTTCTACCTCTGTTGAGTACATTCGCGCGGGACGTCTTCGCGGTCTTGCAGTCCTCAGAACGAAACGTGTCCCGCAGTTACCTGATGTCCCTGCGATCACAGAGATATATCCGGAGTACAAAAAGTATCTTCCATGGGGTCCCTTCTACGGCGTATTTGTGAAGAAGGGTACTCCGAATGACATCGTAGAAAAGCTGACGGATGCTTTCACAAAGGCTTACAACGAACCGCGTTTTACAGAGTTTGTCAATAATTCCGGCGGTTTTAAGCTTGGTCTTACAGGAGATAAGGCGAAAGTATTCCTTAAAAACTTTGAATCGACGGCAAGCTGGCTGATATACAATGCAGGCGGAGCTAAAAAATCTCCGGCGGAGTTTAAAATTCCGGAACCGAAATAA